The sequence below is a genomic window from Micromonospora aurantiaca ATCC 27029.
CCAACCCGGCGCCGGGCGTGAACGTGCTTCGGCCCACCACCGACGGCGGGCCGGTCACCCTGCCGAACTGGTACCCGGACAAGGAGGGCCCGCGGACGATCAACGTCCAGGCCGTCGACCGGGCCGGCCGGTCGAGCAGCATCGCCTCGTGCACGTTCCGGGTGGGCAAGCGACCGCCGACCGCCCAGTGGTCGCTCGGCGAGGTCGCGGGCGAGGACGGTGCCGGCGACGGGCTCGGTGACAACGACGCGACGGCCGGAAGCGGCGTCACGTTCGGGGTCGAGGGTCCGGGTGGGACGTCCGACACGGCCGCCCGGTTCGACGGGACGGCCGACGCCCACCTCACGACCAGCAAGCCGGTCCTGACCGACACGTCGGCGAGCTTCGCCGTGACCGGCTGGTTCAAGATCGACGATGCCGGCCGCCGGCAGGTGGCGGTCAGCCAGGACGGCACCGGTGAGCCCGGGTTCGCGCTGGGGGTCGAGGGGGGAACCTGGTTCTTCCGGATGCCGGTCAACGACGTCAACTCACTGGGCCGCTGGCAGGTGGACGGTGCGGCGGCCACCACGGGTTGGACGTACGTGTCCGCCATCTTCGACGGTGCGAAGAAGGAGATGTCGCTCCAGGTCGGGAACAACGCCCCGCGCGTCGCCCAGCGCAGGTCGCTGACCAAGTCGCGCGGTCCGCTCCAGATCGGCCGTGTGCTCACCAAGAGCGGTTACGCCGACAACTGGGGAGGGGCGATGGCGGACGTCTCGGTCTTCGACCGGCTGATCATCGCCGACGAGGTCACCGGTCTGCAGAAGACCGCCCCGAGCCGTAAGGCGTACTGGCGGTTGAACGCGGAGACCAGCAAGGTCAGCCCCGAGGAGCGCGGTGGAGCGGGACTCACCCTGGGCACCGGTGCGACCATCTTCAAGCACCCGGTCCTGTCCCTGCTCGGCGGTGGTCACCTCGCGCTGACCGGTAACGCGGACAGCTATGCCAGCACATCGACCAACGCGGACATGGCGGGCAGTTTCTCGATCAGCGCCCGGGTCAAGCTGACCAGCAACTGTGCCGGTACCCCGATGACCGTCTTCTCGCAGAAGGGCACCAACGGCAGCTCGGTCGTCGTTCGCTGCAACAACGCCGGGCAATGGGAGCTGGCGATGGCGAGCACCGACACGGTGGCGCCGGAGTGGACCACGAAGGCCACCGACGAGGCGCCGAAGCTGGTCGGCAAGGGTGACCATCTGACCCTCGTCTACAACGGCTACGCCCGCGAAGTGACCCTGTACGTCAACGGGTCATTCACCGAGGCGATCCAGCTGGTGTCGCCGTTCGTCGCCACCGGCGGGGTGCAACTGGGTCGCGCCTGGCTCGACGGCGCCTTCAAGGAGCACCTGTCCGGCGCCGTCGACGACGTCCGGGTCTACGACGGTGTCGCCGACAAGGTCCTGATCGAGAAGCTCAACGTCCAGGTCCGCGAACAACTCTCGCTCTGACGTGACAGGCGGTGGGTCCGCCCGCTCCCGGGCGGGCCCACCGGCACGCGAGACCTTTCCCGTTCTTCTCCCGTAACCCCTGGAGGGGTGATGTTCTCCCGACTCCTGGTCCGGTCCGGCGGGTTCGTCCGCCACACCGTACGACCGGTTTCCTGGGCGATGGCCGGTGTCATGGCCGCCGGCTTCATCCAGATCGCGACCCCACCCGCCTCGGCCGAGGCGAAGCCGAACCGTCCGTCGACCTCGGACGCGTCCAAGGTCCTGCCCAAGCGCGACCCGCTGCCGGCCAAGCCGAAGGCGGCCAACCCGGCGGTGGCTGCCGCCTCCACCGCCCCGGCGAAGGTCACCTGGCCCGCCGCCGGCGCCGCGGACATCACCGTGCCGGCGCCCGCGTCGGCCCGCTCCACCGCCGGCTCTTCGAAGGCCCCGGCGGCCACCGCCAAGATCGGTGGCCTGCCGGTCGCGGTGTCGGCCGCACCCGCCGCCGCGGCCGCCGCGCCGGACTCGGCCCGTCCGGCGGCCTCCGCTCCCGGCAAGGTACGCATCGAGGTGCTCGACCGGAAGGCCTCGGAGAAGGCCAAGGTCGACGGCCCGATCGTCCGGCTCGACCGGGCCGACGGTCAGGCCGCCGCCGGGAACGTCCGCCTCGACCTCGGCTACGGCGGGGTCGCCGGTGCGTTCGGTGGCGACTTCGGCGCCCGGCTGCGGCTGGTCCGCCTGCCGGAGTGCGCGCTGACCACTCCGGAGAAGGCCCAGTGTGCCCCGGTTCCGCTGCCGACGACGAACGACAGCGCCGCCGAGACGCTCTCCGCCGAGGCGGGCACCGGTGCGCTCTTCGCCATGACCGCCACCGACTCCTCCTCGCAGGGTGACTACGGCGCCACGAAGCTGTCCCCGTCGTCCAAGTGGTCGGTGGCCCCTTCCACGGGTGGCTTCTCCTGGAGCTACCCGCTGCGGAGCCCGCCGGTGCCGGGTGGTGGTGCGCCGCCGATCGCGCTTGCCTACTCGTCGCAGTCGGTCGACGGCCGGACCGCGACGACCAACAACCAGGGTTCGTGGATCGGTGAGGGCTTCAACTACGAGCCCGGGCACATCGAGCGCCGGTACAAGCCCTGCTCGGACGACGGGCACGACCAGTACGCCGACCAGTGCTGGGCGTACGACAACGCGACCATCCTGCTCAACGGCAAGTCGACGGAACTGGTCAAGACCGGTGACACCTGGCGGTTCGGGACCGACGACGGCTCGAAGGTCGAGCGGCTCACCGGCGCGGTGAACGGTGACAACGACGGCGAGTACTGGCGGGTCACCACCACCGACGGCACCCAGTACCACTTCGGCCTGAACCGGCTTCCCGGCTGGACCTCCGGCAAGGAGGAGACCGGCTCGACCTGGACCGTGCCGATCTACGGCGACGACTCGGGCGAGCCCTGCTACAACGCGACGTTCACGTCGGCCTACTGCGACCAGGCGTGGCGCTGGAGCCTCGACTACGTCAAGGACCGCTACGGCAACGTCACCTCGTACTTCTACGAGAAGGAGATCAACTACTACGCCCGGGGCAAGAAGACCGACGTCAACGGTGTCCCGTACGTCCGGGGCGGCTGGCTCAAGCGGGTCGACTACGGCCAGCGGCACGAGGCCGTCTACACGACCAACGCCCCCGCCCGGGTGCGCTTCGAGACCAAGGAACGGTGCCTGCCGTCCGGCAACGTCGACTGTGACCCGCAGGATCTGAACACCACCACCGCGCCCTACTGGCCGGACGTGCCGTTCGACCGGAACTGCGCCAAGGACACCAAGTGCAAGCTCGACCAGATCACCCCGACGTTCTGGACCCGGGCACGGTTGACCGGCATCACCACCGAGATCCGCGAGGGCACCGGCTGGACGCCGGTGGACAACTGGAAGCTCGACCACCTGCTCACCGACAACGGTGACGGCTCGCGGACCCTCTGGCTCCACAAGATCACCCACACCGGTCTCTACGGGCCGGGCGCCGACATCGCCATGCCGTCGGTCGAACTGGGCGGCCTGCAGCTGCCCAACCGGATCGACCGCGACGGCGACAACATCGCCCCGCTGGTCCGCTTCCGGCTGGCGACCGTGTGGACCGACGCCGGTGGTCAGATCGACGTCAACTACGCCACCCCGGACTGCACCAAGAGCACGCTGCCCACGCCGGGCAACAGCACCAGGCGTTGCTATCCGGTGAAGTGGAACCCGCTCGGCAGCGGCGACCCGATCACCGACTGGTTCCACAAGTACGTGGTCGAGCAGGTCGTCGAGACCGACCGCACCGGCGGGGCGCCGGACATGGTGACCCGCTACCAGTACCTGGACGGTGCGGCCTGGCGGCACGCCGACCCGGACGGCATCTCCGACCCGAAGGACCTGACCTGGAGCGACTGGCGCGGTTACGGCCGCGTGATCGTCACGGCCGGCGACGGTCAGGTCCAGACGACCAAGACGGAGTACCGCTACCTGCGCGGCATGCACGGCGACAAGGATCCGGACGGCGGCACGGGTACCGTCAGCGTCGCCGACTCCACCGGCGGGAGCCACACCGACCACAACGAGTTCTCCGGCCACCAGTTGGAGAGCATCGTCTACGACGGCGCCGACGCGGTCAGCAAGAGCATCGCCGTCCCGTGGCGGCACAACACCGCGACGGAGACCCACAGCTGGGGCAGCAAGAAGGCCTGGTTCATCAACACCACCACCGCCCGGAGCCTGGTCGCCCTGGCCGCCGGCGGGTGGCGGGAGACGAAGCAGACCTCGACCTTCGAGACCAGCTTCGGCCGGGTGACCGAGACCGAGAACGAGGGTGACGTGGCGGTCACCGGCGACGAGGCCTGCAGCCGGACCACGTACGCCGACAACGCGACCGCCCACCTGTACAGCCTGGTGTCACGGGTCGAGTCGGTGTCGGTGGCGTGCTCGGCCACCCCCGACCGCAGCAAGCAGGTCATCTCCGACACCCGGACGCTCTACGACGGCAAGGCGTTCGGCGTCGCGCCGACGCTGGGCAACCCGACCCGGACCGAGCGGCTGAAGAGCCACAACGGCACGACGGCCACCTACATCCGCGCCTCGGAGGGCACGTTCGACGCGTACGGCCGGCCCTTGACCGCCGTCGACGCGCTGGGCCGGGTCACGAAGACCGTGTACACGGACACCAACGGCCTGACCACCAAGGTCAAGGAGACCAACCCGCTGCAGTTCGTCACCACCACCGACTACGCCCCGGCGTGGGGTGTGCCGGTCGGCCAGGTGGACCAGAACGGCCTCAAGAGCGTCCTGGAGTACGACGCCCTGGGCCGGCTGGCGAAGGTCTGGATGCCGGACCGGACGGGCGCCAGCGGGCTGGAGCCGAGCATCCGCTACAGCTACCTGGTCCGCACGGACAAGCCGGTCGCCATCAAGACCGAGCGGCGGCAGAACGACGGCTCCTACAGCGTCGAGTACAAGCTGCACGACGGTCTGCTCCGGCCCCGCCAGGTGCAGTCGGAGGGCCCGGACGGCACCCGTACGGTCGCCGACACCTTCTACACCGGCACCGGCCAGCTGGCGAAGACGTACGCGACGTACACGGTCGCGGGCACGCCCACCGACGTGATCTACCCGGCCGTCAACGGTGACGTCAACGGCCAGACGCTGTACGTCTACGACGGCGCGGACCGGGTCACGGCGGAGATCTTCGCGGTCGCGGGCAACGAGAAGTGGCGCACCACGACCACCTACGGCGGCGACCGGGTTTCGGTCGACCCGCCGGCCGGCGGCACCCCGACGACCTCGATCACGAACGCCCTGGGCAAGACCACCGAACTGCGGCAGTACAAGGGCAGCGGTCCTACGGGCGACTTCGACAAGACCGAGTACACCTACACGCACGCCGGGCAGCTGAAGACGGTCAAGGACCCGGCCGGCAACGTCTGGTCCCACGAGTACGACCAGTTGGGCCGCAAGACGAAGTCGATTGACCCGGACGCCGGCACGTCGACGTCCGGCTACGACGACCTGGACCGGCTCACCAGCACCACGAACGCCCTCAACCAGACGATCAGCACGAAGTACGACGAGATCGGCCGCAAGATCGCCGTCTACAAGGGGGCCGCCGACACCGGGGAGCTGCTGAGCAGCTGGACGTACGACCTGGAGATGCTCGGTGAGCTCTCCTCGACGAGCCGCTGGATCGAGGGACACGAGTACGCCACGTACTTCTCGATCTACGACGAGTTCTACCGGCCGCACGCCACCTACTACTCCGTGCCCGAGCACGCCGGTGCCGAACTGGCCGGCTTCTACACCTTCGGCACGGAGTACAACCGGGACGGCAGCATCCAGTCGGTGAGCATGTCGGACGGCGGTGGGCTGCCGTTCGAGACGATCGCCTACACCTACGACGATCTTGAGCGCCTGACCGCGACGACCGGTGACGCCCCTTACCTGACCGACGTCGAGTACGCCGGCACCGGCGAGGTACTGCAGACCGAGGCTCGGGTGGGCACCCGGAAGGTCTGGTCGACCTACGAGTACGAGCAGGGCTCCAAGCGGCTCACCCGGCAACGGCTGGACCGCGAGTCGGCCCCGGTCGTGGACATCGACGCCCGCTACACGTACGACCAGTCCGGCAACATCCTGCGGATCGCCAACAACCCGTCCGGGACGCAGGACACGCAGTGCTTCACGTACGACTACCTGCGCCGGATGGAGCGGGCCTGGACGTCGGCGAGCACCGCGACCGACCCGTGCGCCGGTGGGCCCTCGGTCACCGGGGTGGGCGGCGTGGCCCCTTACCACCACGCCTACACCTTCGACGTCACGGGCAACCGCAAGACCGAGGTCCAGTACGGGACCAACGGCACTCCGCTCATCGAGCGCAGCTACACCTATCCGGCCGCCGGCCAGGCGCAGCCGCACACGCTGAGCCAGATGACGGAGAAGACTCCGCAGGGCGACCGGCTGTACTCGTACGAGTACGACGCGGCCGGCAACACGAAGAAGCGGACGAGGGCCGGCGAGGACCAGACCCTGGTCTGGGACGCCGAGGGCAACCTCGAGTCGGTCACCGAAGCCGGCAAGAAGACCAGCTTCCTCTATGACGTCGACGGCTCCCGGATGCTCCGCAAGGAGCCGGCCTCGACCACGCTCTACCTGCCGGGCATGGAGATCCGGCTGAACCACCAGACCCGGTCCACCGACGCCACCCGGTACTACGCGCTTCCGGGCGGGGCGAGCCTGGTCCGCAAGGTGGACGGCCTCCGGTACGTCGCGAACGACCACCACGGCACCGGCCAGGCAGTCGTGGACCAGAGCGGCGCTGTCACGCATCGGCGGATGACCCCGTACGGCGAGAACCGGGGCGCTTCGCCAGGTCAGTGGCCGACAGAGAAGGGCTTCGTCAACGGGAACATCGATTCCACGACAGGCCTGGTCAACATCGGCGCGCGGGAGTACGACACGATCACCGGCCGGTTCATCTCGGTCGACCCGATCATCGACGTCAACGACCCGCAGCAGATGAACGGGTACGCGTACGCCAACAACAACCCGATCTCGTTCTCCGACCCGGACGGTCTCAAGGCCTGCTCCGACGACGCCTGCGGGCCGGGCGCCGACTACGAGGACATGTACGGCAACTACCACAAGGTCAAGGGCCACAACGACGGTTGCGGTGGTTGCTCGGGCGCGTACGACCCGGACGAGCCCACGATCAACGTCCACAACAACCCGCGGGCATCAGCGGAG
It includes:
- a CDS encoding polymorphic toxin-type HINT domain-containing protein, which encodes MFSRLLVRSGGFVRHTVRPVSWAMAGVMAAGFIQIATPPASAEAKPNRPSTSDASKVLPKRDPLPAKPKAANPAVAAASTAPAKVTWPAAGAADITVPAPASARSTAGSSKAPAATAKIGGLPVAVSAAPAAAAAAPDSARPAASAPGKVRIEVLDRKASEKAKVDGPIVRLDRADGQAAAGNVRLDLGYGGVAGAFGGDFGARLRLVRLPECALTTPEKAQCAPVPLPTTNDSAAETLSAEAGTGALFAMTATDSSSQGDYGATKLSPSSKWSVAPSTGGFSWSYPLRSPPVPGGGAPPIALAYSSQSVDGRTATTNNQGSWIGEGFNYEPGHIERRYKPCSDDGHDQYADQCWAYDNATILLNGKSTELVKTGDTWRFGTDDGSKVERLTGAVNGDNDGEYWRVTTTDGTQYHFGLNRLPGWTSGKEETGSTWTVPIYGDDSGEPCYNATFTSAYCDQAWRWSLDYVKDRYGNVTSYFYEKEINYYARGKKTDVNGVPYVRGGWLKRVDYGQRHEAVYTTNAPARVRFETKERCLPSGNVDCDPQDLNTTTAPYWPDVPFDRNCAKDTKCKLDQITPTFWTRARLTGITTEIREGTGWTPVDNWKLDHLLTDNGDGSRTLWLHKITHTGLYGPGADIAMPSVELGGLQLPNRIDRDGDNIAPLVRFRLATVWTDAGGQIDVNYATPDCTKSTLPTPGNSTRRCYPVKWNPLGSGDPITDWFHKYVVEQVVETDRTGGAPDMVTRYQYLDGAAWRHADPDGISDPKDLTWSDWRGYGRVIVTAGDGQVQTTKTEYRYLRGMHGDKDPDGGTGTVSVADSTGGSHTDHNEFSGHQLESIVYDGADAVSKSIAVPWRHNTATETHSWGSKKAWFINTTTARSLVALAAGGWRETKQTSTFETSFGRVTETENEGDVAVTGDEACSRTTYADNATAHLYSLVSRVESVSVACSATPDRSKQVISDTRTLYDGKAFGVAPTLGNPTRTERLKSHNGTTATYIRASEGTFDAYGRPLTAVDALGRVTKTVYTDTNGLTTKVKETNPLQFVTTTDYAPAWGVPVGQVDQNGLKSVLEYDALGRLAKVWMPDRTGASGLEPSIRYSYLVRTDKPVAIKTERRQNDGSYSVEYKLHDGLLRPRQVQSEGPDGTRTVADTFYTGTGQLAKTYATYTVAGTPTDVIYPAVNGDVNGQTLYVYDGADRVTAEIFAVAGNEKWRTTTTYGGDRVSVDPPAGGTPTTSITNALGKTTELRQYKGSGPTGDFDKTEYTYTHAGQLKTVKDPAGNVWSHEYDQLGRKTKSIDPDAGTSTSGYDDLDRLTSTTNALNQTISTKYDEIGRKIAVYKGAADTGELLSSWTYDLEMLGELSSTSRWIEGHEYATYFSIYDEFYRPHATYYSVPEHAGAELAGFYTFGTEYNRDGSIQSVSMSDGGGLPFETIAYTYDDLERLTATTGDAPYLTDVEYAGTGEVLQTEARVGTRKVWSTYEYEQGSKRLTRQRLDRESAPVVDIDARYTYDQSGNILRIANNPSGTQDTQCFTYDYLRRMERAWTSASTATDPCAGGPSVTGVGGVAPYHHAYTFDVTGNRKTEVQYGTNGTPLIERSYTYPAAGQAQPHTLSQMTEKTPQGDRLYSYEYDAAGNTKKRTRAGEDQTLVWDAEGNLESVTEAGKKTSFLYDVDGSRMLRKEPASTTLYLPGMEIRLNHQTRSTDATRYYALPGGASLVRKVDGLRYVANDHHGTGQAVVDQSGAVTHRRMTPYGENRGASPGQWPTEKGFVNGNIDSTTGLVNIGAREYDTITGRFISVDPIIDVNDPQQMNGYAYANNNPISFSDPDGLKACSDDACGPGADYEDMYGNYHKVKGHNDGCGGCSGAYDPDEPTINVHNNPRASAEERAAAARAAAEKERQRRIAAAKAKMLNAAKALAKILMDELGITDALDCFLKGDMGGCLATAVNVAGAAIGGALGKLAVRYGAPWKWKKLANLTSRVKGLLIDLVDNAKAFIKCKNSFVPGTLVVMADGSRKPIEDVKTGDIVLVTDPVTGKTTIKPVVATIIGQGSKNLVEVTIDPDGDSGDATERVVATDNHPFWVPGLDEWVDAADLRAGQWLRTSAGTHVQISATRRWTEPAQVHNLTIDDIHTYYVVAGNTPVLVHNCGTSVDDLRNAKPIEGHGIDPDKAADMQTWSDDDLLASFNTPRDGGVARINESGTIVNGHHRINEIIRRADDPNNKRITGSTKVRIEEYRRDLSDFWDLD